Proteins encoded within one genomic window of Papio anubis isolate 15944 chromosome X, Panubis1.0, whole genome shotgun sequence:
- the LOC101010005 gene encoding protein ARMCX6-like codes for NAGYAQNFKKGSCVLDLSKCLFIQGKLLFAEPKDAGFPFSQDINSHLASLSMVRNTGPTPDPTVREALCATDNLNTSIESEGQIKMYINEVCQETVSHCCNSFLQQAGLNLLISMTVINNMLAKSVSDLKFPLISEGSGCAKVQVLKPLMGLSEKPVLAGELVGAQMLFSFMSLFIRKGNREILLETPAP; via the coding sequence aatgctggatatgctcaaaactttaaaaaaggtaGTTGTGTTCTAGACCTCTCCAAGTGTCTTTTCATTCAGGGAAAACTGTTGTTTGCTGAGCCCAAGGATGCAGGCTTTCCATTTAGCCAGGATATCAATAGCCATTTGGCCAGTCTCTCAATGGTTAGAAACACGGGCCCCACACCAGACCCCACTGTTAGAGAGGCTTTGTGTGCCACGGATAACTTAAATACCAGCATTGAAAGTGAGGGCCAGATTAAGATGTACATCAATGAAGTGTGTCAGGAGACTGTGTCACATTGCTGCAACTCATTTCTGCAGCAGGCCGGATTAAATTTGTTAATAAGCATGACAGTTATTAATAACATGCTTGCCAAGTCCGTTTCAGACTTGAAGTTTCCTTTGATATCAGAGGGAAGTGGATGTGCTAAGGTTCAGGTTTTGAAACCACTGATGGGTTTGTCTGAAAAGCCAGTCTTGGCGGGGGAGTTAGTCGGTGCCCAGATGCTCTTCTCATTCATGTCCCTCTTtatcagaaaaggaaacagagagatTCTCCTGGAAACCCCTGCCCCATAA